The following proteins come from a genomic window of Oxyura jamaicensis isolate SHBP4307 breed ruddy duck chromosome 12, BPBGC_Ojam_1.0, whole genome shotgun sequence:
- the FAM107A gene encoding actin-associated protein FAM107A isoform X2 — MSWDTGQHGATGLPRATLRKSASMYTEIQRDHPDSGNILTHPDYIDGNPDLIKPKKLLNPVKASKSHQELHRELLMNHKRGLGVESKPELQRVLEHRRRNQLLRQKKEEEEAKKLQSPFEKELLKRHQRLDQLEKEQEKEEDHAPEFIKVKENLRRTSTVTGEEKAA, encoded by the exons atgTCGTGGGACACGGGGCAGCACGGGGCCACCGGCCTCCCCAGGGCCACGCTGCGGAAATCAG CATCGATGTACACAGAAATACAGCGGGACCATCCCGACAGTGGGAATATCCTGACTCACCCAGACTACATAGATGGAAACCCAGACCTGATCAAACCTAAAAAGCTCCTCAACCCTGTCAAAGCCTCGAAGAGTCACCAGGAGCTGCACAGAGAGCTGCTGATGAACCACAAGAG AGGCTTGGGCGTGGAGAGCAAGCCAGAGCTGCAGCGGGTGCTTGAGCACCGACGGCGAAACCAGCTCCTcagacagaagaaggaagaggaagaggcaaaGAAATTGCAGTCGCCCTTTGAAAAGGAGCTACTAAAAAGGCACCAGAGGCTGGATCAG CTggagaaagagcaggagaaggaggaagaccATGCTCCAGAATTcattaaagtaaaagaaaacctGAGAAGAACATCAACAGTGActggggaagagaaagcagcatAG